Proteins from one Microcaecilia unicolor chromosome 2, aMicUni1.1, whole genome shotgun sequence genomic window:
- the KLF3 gene encoding Krueppel-like factor 3, with amino-acid sequence MLMFDPVPIKQEAMDPVSVSYQLNYMDQLKPNKYGVIYSTPNMLHSKFYQTPEAMSGGIQMEPVDLTMNKRSSPPSSGSMMSPLKYHSVSRRDSPLTMSSPSPPIKKLTPSPPAVQPFTMPLSISPMMAALSHSRLRNSAVLPLIQPVVVQPVPFMYAPHLQQPIMVSTVLPEDMDNPNCKQVPVIESYEQKPALLKTIKMEPEFEQQMIEFIPEQISPSVISPPQKVIQHENHPSVIVQPGRRPLPVESPDTQRKRRIHRCDYDGCNKVYTKSSHLKAHRRTHTGEKPYQCTWDGCTWKFARSDELTRHFRKHTGIKPFQCPDCDRSFSRSDHLALHRKRHMLV; translated from the exons ATGCTGATGTTTGACCCGGTGCCCATCAAGCAAGAAGCGATGGACCCTGTCTCAGTG TCGTATCAACTGAACTACATGGACCAATTGAAACCAAACAAATATGGCGTAATTTATTCCACACCAAACATGTTGCACAGCAAATTCTACCAGACTCCAGAAGCAATGTCTGGTGGAATCCAGATGGAGCCAGTTGACCTCACAATGAACAAACGCAGCTCCCCGCCTTCATCTGGGAGCATGATGTCTCCTCTAAAATACCACTCTGTGAGTAGAAGAGACTCTCCATTGACTATGTCTTCCCCTAGCCCACCCATCAAAAAACTAACGCcatctccaccagcagtacagcctttTACTATGCCTCTGTCTATCAGCCCAATGATGGCAGCACTTTCACACAGTCGCCTTAGGAACTCTGCAGTTCTTCCACTTATACAGCCAGTCGTGGTTCAACCTGTTCCTTTTATGTATGCCCCTCATCTCCAGCAACCTATAATGGTGTCTACTGTTCTACCAGAAGACATGGACAATCCAAACTGTAAACAAG TTCCAGTAATAGAATCTTATGAGCAAAAACCAGCACTATTAAAAACAATCAAAATGGAACCAGAATTTGAACAACAGATGATAGAGTTCATTCCAGAGCAAATATCGCCTTCGGTTATCAGCCCACCTCAGAAAGTTATACAGCATGA GAATCATCCTTCAGTCATAGTCCAGCCTGGGAGAAGACCTTTACCTGTGGAATCTCCAGACACACAAAGGAAACGCCGAATACACAGATGTGATTATGATGGTTGCAACAAGGTTTACACTAAAAGCTCCCATCTAAAGGCACACAGGAGAACTCATACAG GGGAAAAGCCATACCAGTGTACCTGGGATGGATGCACATGGAAGTTTGCTCGTTCCGATGAATTAACCCGGCATTTCCGGAAACACACAGGAATCAAACCTTTCCAGTGCCCGGACTGCGATCGCAGCTTCTCTCGCTCTGACCATCTCGCCTTGCACAGGAAGCGCCACATGCTAGTCTGA